The following are encoded together in the Sphingomonas insulae genome:
- a CDS encoding DUF1852 domain-containing protein, protein MTDTGITFTIGSIPFDEDYRPAENTRTTTNFANLARGDSRQENLRNTLRMIDNRFNSLAHWDNPAGDRYAVELTILSVALRIDAVAAGDAFPLIEILQTTILDTGTGGRIDGIVGNNFSSYVRDYDFSVVLPDHLRRHPGGDPPAGFGDLHGKLFRHFLHSAAYRERFAKPPVICLSVSSSRTYHRTTNVHPILGVEYRNDDVSATDAYFAKMGMTVRYFMPRHAVAPLAFYHIGDLIGDYTALELAGTISTMETFQKIYRPEIYNANSVAAARYRPSLDYQDYSLTRIVYDREERSRLATEQGRFAEEHFIRPHRAVLQQWSATCAL, encoded by the coding sequence ATGACGGATACCGGGATCACGTTCACGATCGGCAGCATCCCGTTCGATGAGGATTATCGTCCCGCCGAAAACACGCGCACGACCACCAACTTCGCCAATCTCGCCCGCGGCGACAGCCGGCAGGAGAATTTGCGCAACACGCTGCGGATGATCGACAACCGGTTCAATTCGCTGGCGCATTGGGACAATCCGGCGGGCGATCGCTATGCGGTCGAACTCACGATCCTGTCGGTCGCGCTGCGTATCGACGCCGTCGCCGCGGGCGATGCGTTTCCGCTGATCGAAATCCTTCAGACCACGATCCTCGACACGGGCACCGGCGGGCGTATCGACGGCATCGTCGGCAACAACTTCTCCTCCTATGTCCGCGACTACGATTTCAGCGTCGTGTTGCCCGACCACCTGCGGCGGCATCCCGGCGGCGATCCGCCCGCCGGCTTCGGCGATCTGCACGGCAAGCTGTTCAGGCACTTCCTGCATTCGGCCGCGTATCGCGAACGGTTCGCCAAGCCGCCGGTCATCTGCCTCAGCGTGTCCAGCAGCCGCACCTATCATCGCACCACGAACGTGCACCCCATCCTGGGCGTGGAATATCGCAACGACGATGTCTCGGCGACCGATGCCTATTTCGCCAAGATGGGCATGACGGTGCGCTACTTCATGCCGCGCCATGCCGTCGCGCCGCTCGCCTTCTACCATATCGGCGACCTGATCGGCGATTATACCGCGCTGGAGCTCGCCGGCACGATCAGCACGATGGAGACATTCCAGAAGATCTACCGGCCCGAGATCTACAATGCCAATTCGGTCGCGGCCGCGCGGTATCGCCCCAGCCTCGACTATCAGGACTATTCACTGACCCGCATCGTCTACGATCGGGAGGAGCGCAGCCGGCTGGCGACCGAGCAGGGCCGCTTCGCCGAAGAGCATTTCATCCGGCCCCATCGCGCGGTGCTCCAGCAATGGTCGGCGACCTGCGCACTCTGA
- a CDS encoding family 78 glycoside hydrolase catalytic domain encodes MPSIDRRALMTGIGAGTALLTSSADAADAGSLRVSDLRTAGLRDPLAVGDARPMLAWRITGPDTTMQAAFQIRVAGDRARLIAGDADLWDSGRVVDTTSTGVRYAGRPLGPRQRCWWQVRVWDATGAVSSWSAPASWGMALADGDWRGEWLAVESADERDDRLVPPRWSRTDLPDDKGPARFRLRFASDAGDGPFTIDTRSRLVGLSLDGRPVAVPVWHKDAYGPPPAARFVLPLTKGEHVLIAEVAPRRDGDTVSATLAAQLRSPHAGGGARRIVEGWEAATPYGAWRPAALDARQDHFAWPPTPARLLRRRFDLAAVPRTARLHIAALGGYRILINGRRVGDDELQSEPAEYRRRIPCRTYDVAGLLRTGENVVAVMVGDGFYASYQAPDGRYAYGPAPRRFRLMIEDGAGTPFVLGDDRWRHHEAPITLSEIYAGEDHDRRRWPAGWNAPGFDDRGWDAAWPAPPPPATPSPPLGPPIRVSRTIRPAAIRRIGANAHIVDFGQNFAGRVRLSVRGNRGDTVVVTHAEILDRDGALDRRNLRVARAQDRYTLAGGGTEVLEPVFTFQGFRYAQVDGIADLPPDQVTGLVVSSDLDEIGTFTVAQPLVQKLWLNTLWSQRSNFRGNPTDCPQRDERLGWTGDAQVFWDTAAFNMDVGGFTRSFTRMLRDDQAANGAYPMWSPSPRGLGWGSDTATPGWADAGVMLPYVACLHTGDRSVVDDNWAAMAAYCDGILGMNPDGLWRHGRGADLGDWLALDARWPGDETTPKPLIASAMLARSLDQMATMAAWIGRADTRHWQAKAARTRAAFAQAFVAADGAVGNGSHTGYILALRLRLVPDVLRARAGQRLAREVDRRGRLLTTGFLGTPLGLDALADAGHDRLAFDLLLRTDYPSWGYMARQAATTIWERWNGDTGDVSMNSFNHYALGAVCSFLYRRIGGVEPVEPGFRRFRVAPLFDPRFASAGVSLDSASGRIETAWRRTGGQVTLDLAVPANTLAQVVLPGIDRTCRPGRHRLVVRA; translated from the coding sequence ATGCCGTCGATCGATCGTCGCGCCCTGATGACGGGGATCGGTGCCGGCACCGCGCTCCTGACATCGTCGGCGGACGCGGCGGATGCGGGGTCTCTGCGTGTATCCGACCTCAGGACCGCGGGGCTGCGCGATCCGTTGGCGGTGGGCGATGCACGACCGATGCTGGCATGGCGGATCACGGGACCCGACACGACGATGCAGGCGGCGTTCCAGATAAGGGTCGCCGGCGATCGCGCGCGACTGATCGCTGGCGACGCGGATCTGTGGGACAGCGGACGCGTGGTCGATACGACATCGACCGGGGTGCGATATGCCGGACGTCCGCTCGGGCCGCGACAGCGCTGCTGGTGGCAGGTGCGCGTGTGGGACGCGACCGGCGCCGTATCGTCGTGGAGCGCGCCGGCAAGCTGGGGAATGGCACTGGCCGACGGCGACTGGCGGGGCGAGTGGCTGGCGGTGGAAAGCGCGGACGAGCGCGACGACCGCCTCGTCCCGCCCCGCTGGAGCCGGACCGACCTTCCCGACGACAAGGGTCCCGCACGCTTCCGTCTGCGCTTCGCCAGCGACGCCGGCGACGGACCGTTCACGATCGACACGCGCAGCCGGCTCGTCGGCCTGTCCCTCGATGGCCGCCCGGTGGCGGTGCCGGTCTGGCACAAGGACGCCTATGGCCCGCCCCCCGCTGCCCGCTTCGTGCTGCCGCTGACGAAAGGCGAGCATGTCCTGATCGCAGAGGTCGCGCCACGGAGGGACGGCGACACCGTGTCGGCCACGCTTGCCGCGCAACTGCGTTCGCCTCATGCCGGTGGCGGCGCCCGGCGCATCGTCGAGGGGTGGGAGGCGGCCACCCCCTACGGCGCTTGGCGTCCGGCGGCGCTGGATGCTCGGCAGGACCACTTCGCCTGGCCTCCGACCCCGGCCCGGTTGTTGCGGCGGCGGTTCGATCTGGCGGCCGTGCCACGGACCGCGCGGCTGCACATCGCGGCGCTGGGCGGCTATCGCATCTTGATCAATGGCCGGCGCGTCGGCGACGACGAACTGCAATCGGAACCCGCCGAATATCGCCGCCGCATACCCTGTCGCACCTACGACGTCGCCGGTCTGCTGCGAACAGGCGAGAATGTCGTCGCGGTCATGGTCGGCGACGGCTTCTATGCCAGCTATCAGGCACCCGATGGCCGCTATGCCTATGGCCCGGCCCCGCGCCGGTTCCGGCTGATGATCGAGGATGGTGCAGGGACGCCGTTCGTGCTCGGCGACGATCGCTGGCGGCATCACGAAGCGCCGATCACGCTGTCGGAGATATACGCCGGCGAGGATCACGACCGGCGCCGCTGGCCGGCGGGCTGGAATGCGCCCGGCTTCGACGATCGCGGCTGGGACGCCGCATGGCCCGCGCCGCCGCCGCCGGCCACCCCCTCCCCTCCACTCGGACCGCCGATCCGGGTCAGCCGCACCATCCGCCCGGCCGCGATCCGCCGGATCGGCGCCAACGCGCATATCGTCGATTTCGGCCAGAACTTCGCCGGCCGCGTGCGCCTGTCGGTGCGGGGGAACCGCGGCGATACGGTCGTGGTCACCCATGCCGAGATCCTCGATCGCGACGGCGCCCTCGACCGCCGCAACCTGCGCGTCGCCCGGGCGCAGGATCGCTACACACTGGCGGGCGGCGGTACCGAGGTGCTGGAGCCGGTCTTCACGTTCCAAGGCTTCCGCTATGCGCAGGTGGACGGCATCGCTGACCTGCCCCCGGACCAGGTGACGGGGCTGGTCGTGTCGAGCGACCTCGACGAGATCGGGACCTTCACCGTCGCGCAACCGCTGGTCCAGAAACTGTGGCTCAACACGCTGTGGAGCCAGCGATCGAACTTCCGCGGCAACCCGACCGATTGTCCGCAACGCGACGAGCGGCTGGGCTGGACCGGCGATGCGCAGGTGTTCTGGGACACCGCAGCGTTCAACATGGATGTCGGTGGCTTCACCCGGTCGTTCACGCGGATGCTGCGCGACGATCAGGCGGCGAACGGCGCCTATCCGATGTGGTCGCCCTCGCCCCGGGGACTGGGATGGGGCAGCGACACGGCGACGCCCGGCTGGGCCGATGCCGGGGTCATGCTGCCCTATGTCGCCTGTCTGCACACCGGGGATCGTTCGGTGGTGGACGACAATTGGGCCGCGATGGCCGCCTATTGCGACGGCATTCTCGGCATGAATCCGGACGGTCTGTGGCGCCACGGGCGTGGTGCCGATCTGGGCGACTGGCTGGCGCTCGACGCCAGATGGCCGGGCGACGAGACGACGCCCAAGCCGCTGATCGCCAGCGCGATGCTGGCGCGATCGCTGGACCAGATGGCGACGATGGCGGCATGGATCGGGCGGGCGGACACCCGGCATTGGCAGGCGAAGGCGGCCCGGACCCGGGCGGCCTTCGCGCAGGCGTTCGTCGCGGCGGACGGCGCGGTCGGTAACGGCAGCCACACGGGCTATATCCTCGCGCTGCGTCTCCGCCTCGTCCCCGATGTGCTGCGGGCACGCGCGGGGCAACGGCTGGCCCGGGAGGTCGACCGGCGCGGGCGGTTGCTCACCACCGGCTTCCTCGGCACCCCACTCGGGCTCGACGCGCTGGCCGATGCCGGCCACGATCGGCTGGCCTTCGACCTGCTGCTGCGCACCGATTATCCGTCCTGGGGCTATATGGCCCGACAGGCGGCTACGACGATCTGGGAACGCTGGAATGGCGATACCGGCGATGTGTCGATGAACTCGTTCAACCATTACGCGCTGGGGGCGGTGTGCTCGTTCCTCTACCGCCGGATCGGCGGCGTCGAGCCGGTCGAACCCGGCTTCCGGCGGTTCCGGGTGGCCCCGCTCTTCGATCCCCGTTTCGCATCGGCCGGGGTGTCGCTCGACAGCGCCTCGGGACGGATCGAAACGGCGTGGCGCAGGACCGGCGGGCAGGTGACGCTCGACCTCGCGGTCCCCGCCAACACCCTTGCGCAGGTTGTGCTGCCGGGCATCGATCGAACCTGCCGACCGGGACGCCATCGTCTGGTGGTTCGAGCGTGA
- a CDS encoding avidin/streptavidin family protein, whose translation MQHEKALALTLAGGHEDADPAASPLLDSGNTWVNELGSTATFTFGANGMLSGTYTSKVSGGGGTISGAITGYYKGYTIAWSVLWPTNPPAITS comes from the coding sequence ATGCAGCATGAAAAGGCGCTTGCCCTTACTCTTGCCGGCGGACATGAAGACGCTGACCCGGCCGCATCGCCGCTACTCGACAGCGGTAATACGTGGGTGAACGAACTTGGCTCGACCGCGACATTCACCTTTGGCGCGAATGGTATGCTGTCGGGAACGTACACGAGCAAGGTAAGCGGTGGCGGCGGCACGATCTCGGGCGCGATCACCGGATATTACAAGGGTTATACCATCGCGTGGTCCGTCCTATGGCCGACGAACCCGCCCGCGATCACGAGCTAG
- a CDS encoding glycosyltransferase, which translates to MSPDTFHILVVLQDFALGGTERVALRLAEVWARLGVQVTVFAGSDDGALRAMAGEHVRIVVADPRIRRGRGSRTRLGKAARRFAGGDPRTVVFIPGNYHWPVAPAFAGSGMAVIAQVSAALDKPQRGRVRQWGFERRMRWLLRDVDAVATLSDDPRRQSDRILARPIATTIALPALADAVPPPTPIPADATPIVMAAGRLVPEKGFAQLIAAFAALPHRTARLVIVGDGPEASALRELAARTGVADRVTFPGYVADTRPWLDRARLFVLPSDFEGFPAVLVEALAAGRPVVATDCTPATRLLAATPGAGAIVPVGGVAALTQAIGDLLDRAPPDPQSLAASVAQHRIGPVARAYLDLFAAVRR; encoded by the coding sequence ATGTCGCCAGATACATTCCATATTTTGGTCGTCCTGCAGGATTTCGCATTGGGGGGCACGGAACGGGTCGCCCTGCGGCTCGCGGAGGTGTGGGCAAGGCTGGGCGTGCAGGTCACGGTCTTTGCAGGATCGGATGACGGTGCGCTGCGCGCGATGGCTGGCGAGCATGTCAGGATCGTGGTGGCCGATCCGCGCATCCGTCGTGGGCGAGGATCGCGCACGCGACTGGGCAAGGCCGCGCGGAGGTTCGCCGGCGGCGATCCTCGTACGGTCGTCTTCATACCGGGTAACTACCACTGGCCGGTCGCCCCGGCCTTTGCCGGGTCGGGCATGGCCGTCATCGCACAGGTCAGCGCCGCGCTCGACAAGCCGCAGCGGGGGCGGGTGCGGCAATGGGGGTTCGAACGGCGGATGCGATGGCTGTTGCGCGATGTCGATGCCGTCGCGACGTTATCCGACGATCCGCGCCGTCAGTCGGATCGCATCCTCGCTCGACCGATCGCGACGACGATCGCGTTGCCGGCACTGGCAGATGCGGTGCCACCACCGACTCCGATCCCGGCGGATGCAACCCCGATCGTCATGGCGGCCGGGCGGCTGGTACCGGAGAAGGGGTTTGCGCAGCTGATCGCGGCCTTTGCCGCCCTGCCGCACCGCACCGCACGTCTGGTGATCGTCGGCGACGGGCCGGAAGCATCGGCATTGCGCGAGCTGGCGGCGCGAACGGGCGTGGCGGATCGCGTGACCTTTCCGGGCTATGTCGCGGATACCCGGCCGTGGCTGGACAGGGCGCGCCTGTTCGTGCTGCCGTCCGATTTTGAGGGGTTTCCCGCGGTGCTGGTCGAGGCGCTGGCCGCGGGGCGGCCGGTCGTCGCCACGGACTGCACGCCCGCGACCCGGCTGCTCGCCGCGACGCCGGGGGCGGGGGCGATCGTGCCGGTGGGCGGAGTGGCCGCGTTGACCCAGGCGATCGGCGACCTGCTCGACCGGGCACCACCCGATCCGCAGTCGCTGGCGGCATCGGTCGCGCAGCATCGCATCGGACCGGTTGCGCGCGCCTATCTGGACCTGTTCGCCGCGGTGAGGCGATGA
- a CDS encoding glycosyltransferase family 4 protein, whose protein sequence is MTKPGMRIAYVINSVEGGGAASPVPAVLGVLRDGGADVAVFALTPRDRRGEAAMRAAGLAVYVRDGGEGDHVAALRWLDAELRAWGPTHLWTSLTRATLLGQLIGLRRGWPVVSWQHAAFLKPANRVLLRMMQRASRLWIGDSAAVTRLTAARLHVPARRLVQWSIFRTDPAARQAKPWQPGERLRIGTLGRLHPVKGYDVLIEAIARVTAATPFDVVIAGDGAERGALEALAAARSVTNVRFAGYATDPAEFLATCHLYVQPSRSEGLCVAAHEAMQAGLPVVASRVGELADSVVEGVTGRLVAPGDAAALAEALSACLAEPRALAEMGQAARARVLDRFGPDRFAATGLAILDRLATFGSGAPVS, encoded by the coding sequence ATGACGAAGCCGGGCATGCGCATCGCCTATGTCATCAATTCCGTCGAAGGGGGCGGTGCGGCATCGCCGGTGCCGGCGGTGCTCGGCGTGCTGCGCGACGGCGGCGCCGATGTCGCCGTGTTCGCCCTGACGCCGCGCGATCGGCGCGGCGAGGCGGCGATGCGCGCGGCGGGGTTAGCGGTGTACGTGCGCGATGGCGGCGAGGGCGACCATGTCGCGGCACTGCGCTGGCTGGACGCCGAACTGCGCGCCTGGGGCCCGACACACCTCTGGACTTCGTTGACGCGCGCCACCCTGCTCGGACAGCTCATCGGTTTGCGCCGGGGCTGGCCGGTCGTCAGCTGGCAGCATGCGGCGTTCCTGAAGCCGGCCAACCGCGTGCTGCTGCGCATGATGCAACGCGCCTCACGTTTATGGATCGGCGACAGCGCGGCGGTGACACGGCTGACCGCGGCGCGCCTGCACGTGCCGGCGAGGCGGCTGGTCCAATGGTCGATCTTTCGCACCGATCCCGCCGCGCGGCAGGCGAAGCCGTGGCAACCGGGCGAAAGGCTGCGGATCGGGACGCTCGGCCGGCTGCACCCCGTCAAAGGCTATGACGTATTGATCGAGGCGATCGCACGGGTGACGGCGGCCACCCCATTCGACGTCGTGATCGCCGGCGATGGCGCGGAACGCGGGGCGCTGGAAGCCCTGGCGGCGGCACGATCCGTCACCAACGTCCGCTTCGCCGGCTATGCCACCGACCCGGCCGAATTCCTCGCCACCTGCCATCTCTACGTCCAGCCGTCGCGATCGGAGGGGTTGTGCGTGGCAGCGCATGAGGCGATGCAGGCCGGCCTGCCCGTCGTCGCATCGCGCGTAGGAGAGCTGGCGGACAGCGTCGTCGAGGGCGTGACCGGCAGGCTGGTCGCTCCCGGCGATGCCGCGGCGCTGGCGGAGGCGCTGTCGGCGTGCCTGGCCGAGCCCAGGGCGCTGGCGGAGATGGGGCAGGCGGCACGAGCTCGCGTACTCGATCGCTTCGGCCCGGACCGGTTCGCCGCGACGGGCCTCGCTATCCTCGACCGCCTCGCGACGTTCGGATCCGGCGCGCCAGTTTCCTGA
- a CDS encoding formyl transferase, translating into MALRKDIWRPAIVQATAQEIVARGSIEGLPWHWLPPMGSFRFLADPFGLWRDGRLYVFVETYDYRIRIGAIEVLVYDAALRLVDRHPVLNEPWHLSYPLVFEAEGETWMLPEAHRSGRLTLYRAIDFPRRWEAAHVIALDHVPVDATPVFHDGRWWLFYTSASREPDKMSALHVAFADRLAGPWTPHPGNPVRVDIASARPGGMPIVVDGRIVLPVQDCSRTYGGAIRPLTVTTLTSDRFAATAGPPLLAPPAATPFVEGLHTLAAAGPVTLVDMKRTELSPHGLSIEAIREIRKLARRIRTSRGGRG; encoded by the coding sequence GTGGCCTTACGCAAAGACATCTGGCGCCCGGCGATCGTGCAGGCGACGGCGCAGGAGATCGTCGCCCGTGGATCGATCGAGGGCCTGCCGTGGCACTGGCTGCCGCCGATGGGCAGTTTCCGCTTTCTCGCCGATCCGTTCGGCCTGTGGCGGGACGGGCGCCTGTACGTCTTCGTCGAAACCTATGACTATCGCATCCGTATCGGCGCCATAGAGGTGCTGGTCTACGATGCCGCGCTGCGCCTGGTCGACCGTCATCCGGTGCTGAACGAACCCTGGCACCTGTCCTACCCTCTCGTCTTCGAGGCGGAGGGCGAGACTTGGATGCTGCCGGAAGCGCATCGTTCCGGCCGGCTGACGCTGTATCGCGCCATCGACTTTCCCCGGCGGTGGGAGGCCGCGCACGTCATCGCGCTCGACCATGTCCCGGTCGATGCGACGCCGGTGTTTCACGACGGGCGATGGTGGCTGTTCTACACCTCGGCAAGCCGCGAGCCGGACAAGATGAGTGCCCTCCACGTCGCGTTCGCCGATCGGCTGGCGGGGCCGTGGACCCCGCATCCCGGCAATCCGGTCCGCGTCGATATCGCCAGTGCGCGACCGGGCGGCATGCCGATCGTGGTCGATGGCCGGATCGTGCTGCCGGTGCAGGATTGCAGCCGGACCTATGGCGGGGCGATCCGGCCGCTCACGGTCACCACGCTGACCTCCGACCGGTTCGCCGCCACCGCCGGCCCCCCGCTGCTCGCGCCGCCGGCCGCGACGCCGTTCGTCGAGGGGCTGCATACGCTCGCCGCCGCCGGCCCGGTGACGCTCGTCGACATGAAGCGCACCGAACTGTCGCCGCACGGCCTGTCGATCGAGGCGATCCGCGAGATCAGGAAACTGGCGCGCCGGATCCGAACGTCGCGAGGCGGTCGAGGATAG
- a CDS encoding lipopolysaccharide biosynthesis protein produces the protein MRPFARTPTDRFDAPRARQGGVWLVLANLGHLLGGKAAAGVISLVYLVLVTHRLGAADYGVLVLVNAYAVLIGSLLAFSGFHGVVRYGGIALEGNDPAGFARIVRFMAVVELGCGAVAIVVAAIVAPLVGPRLGWSADTIRIATIYSLAVIATVRATPQGLLQIAGRFDLIGMHQAVSPLIRLVGALGVWIAGGGLIGFLTVWLVAAVAEGLAMWGFGLVAWRRLAQGERLRGPWRDAARQTEGFTRFILITNFDITVRELAPNLAPLTVGWLLGPAAAGLLALTQRATALLAQPTVLLSQASYAVLAGQVARGERAALRHTVWRSAGLALAVAVPIMLVLAVLGDRLLTIFGGSSFAGGTMLLVLVAAARTAGLASAPLAAGLTALGLPERSMAVGLVTSLGLYPLLPVLLWVGGVDGAGWHALLQNMIAILALAAMFLRDARAPAAVSA, from the coding sequence ATGCGCCCTTTCGCTCGCACCCCCACCGACCGCTTCGATGCCCCGCGTGCGCGGCAGGGCGGGGTGTGGCTGGTGCTGGCCAATCTCGGCCACCTGCTCGGCGGCAAGGCGGCGGCGGGGGTGATAAGCCTCGTCTACCTCGTGCTGGTGACGCACCGGCTGGGGGCGGCGGACTATGGCGTGCTGGTGCTGGTCAACGCCTATGCGGTGCTGATCGGCAGCCTGCTGGCATTTTCGGGTTTCCACGGCGTGGTTCGCTATGGCGGGATCGCGCTGGAGGGCAACGACCCGGCGGGATTTGCGCGGATCGTCCGTTTCATGGCGGTCGTCGAACTCGGCTGCGGCGCCGTCGCTATCGTCGTCGCGGCGATCGTCGCGCCGCTGGTCGGCCCGCGGCTCGGCTGGTCGGCGGATACGATCCGCATCGCCACGATCTACAGCCTCGCGGTGATCGCCACCGTCCGCGCGACGCCGCAGGGCCTGTTGCAGATCGCCGGGCGGTTCGACCTGATCGGCATGCATCAGGCGGTATCGCCGCTGATCCGGCTGGTCGGCGCGCTGGGCGTGTGGATCGCCGGTGGCGGCCTGATCGGATTCCTGACCGTCTGGCTGGTCGCCGCGGTCGCGGAGGGGCTGGCGATGTGGGGCTTCGGCCTCGTCGCGTGGCGGCGACTGGCGCAGGGCGAGCGGCTGCGCGGGCCGTGGCGTGATGCCGCGCGCCAGACCGAGGGGTTCACCCGGTTCATCCTCATCACCAATTTCGACATCACGGTGCGCGAACTCGCGCCCAATCTGGCACCGCTGACCGTGGGCTGGCTGCTCGGCCCCGCCGCGGCCGGGCTGCTCGCGCTGACCCAGCGGGCGACCGCGCTGCTCGCGCAGCCGACGGTGCTGCTGAGCCAGGCGAGCTATGCCGTGCTGGCCGGTCAGGTCGCCCGCGGGGAACGGGCGGCGCTGCGTCACACCGTGTGGCGCAGCGCCGGCCTGGCGCTGGCGGTCGCCGTACCGATCATGCTGGTACTGGCGGTGCTGGGCGACCGGCTGCTGACGATATTCGGCGGTAGCAGCTTCGCCGGGGGAACGATGCTGCTGGTGCTGGTCGCGGCGGCGCGGACGGCGGGACTTGCCAGCGCACCTCTGGCAGCGGGGCTGACCGCGCTCGGGCTGCCCGAACGATCGATGGCGGTCGGGCTGGTGACCAGCCTTGGGCTCTATCCGCTGCTGCCGGTCCTGCTCTGGGTCGGCGGGGTCGACGGCGCCGGCTGGCATGCGCTGCTCCAGAACATGATCGCAATCCTCGCGCTGGCGGCGATGTTCCTTCGCGACGCGCGCGCACCGGCAGCGGTTTCGGCGTGA
- a CDS encoding RNA polymerase sigma factor produces MNGAGQDGGLRAVFLAERPLFLRMLVARLGDVGEAEDVLQDLWLRLDATAVGPIADPTAYLYRMANNMAIDRRRRAARRLDRDGAWSHSRPDASEHPDAERMMIARDRLARVEAILARLPERVATAFRLYRFEELPQKAIAERMNISVSGVEKLLYRAYAKIHLRRGPAGEDDGQAVRLTQEEDRCDGR; encoded by the coding sequence GTGAACGGCGCCGGGCAAGACGGTGGGTTGCGGGCGGTGTTCCTTGCCGAACGCCCCTTGTTTCTGCGCATGCTGGTCGCCCGGCTGGGCGATGTCGGCGAGGCGGAGGACGTGCTGCAGGACCTGTGGCTCAGGCTGGACGCCACTGCTGTTGGCCCGATCGCCGATCCGACCGCCTATCTGTATCGGATGGCGAACAACATGGCGATCGACCGACGCCGTCGCGCGGCGCGGCGGCTGGATCGGGACGGCGCCTGGTCGCACAGCCGGCCGGACGCCAGCGAACACCCCGATGCCGAACGGATGATGATCGCGCGCGACCGCCTGGCGCGGGTGGAGGCAATCCTGGCGCGCCTGCCGGAACGCGTCGCCACCGCCTTTCGCCTGTACCGGTTCGAGGAGCTTCCGCAGAAGGCCATCGCCGAGCGGATGAACATTTCGGTCAGCGGTGTCGAGAAGCTGTTGTACCGTGCCTATGCGAAAATCCACCTGCGCCGCGGACCGGCAGGTGAGGATGACGGTCAGGCAGTGCGTCTTACCCAAGAGGAGGACCGCTGCGATGGCCGTTGA
- a CDS encoding FecR family protein, whose translation MAVEREDEAHADAIDWLLRLPTATAADWQAFTDWLEADEAHVRAYDALTLADADLDAAIVPPDWTPVMPAPRPARWRNRWSYTGAGGLVAAGVAAAVIVPQSATPPVGRIVETRAGEQRVLRLADGSRVAMNGGTRLAIADARERSVVLERGEAVFDVVHDEAHAFVVRSGDMRMQDVGTVFDVARVGHHLSVQVAEGAVLFQPQDARIMLSAGAALSHVDGGSTRMSGVAVDDVGGWRRQRLAFRETPVRLVAAALERSTGVAVTVMPNLQEVPFTGSIRVAGPADRMMPRVAALIGARAVRNGGRWTLVQRETPVP comes from the coding sequence ATGGCCGTTGAGCGCGAGGACGAGGCGCATGCCGATGCGATCGACTGGCTGTTGCGGTTGCCGACGGCGACGGCAGCGGATTGGCAGGCCTTCACCGATTGGCTGGAAGCGGACGAGGCGCACGTGCGTGCCTATGACGCGCTGACGCTGGCGGACGCCGACCTGGACGCCGCGATCGTGCCGCCGGACTGGACGCCGGTCATGCCGGCGCCGCGCCCGGCGCGCTGGCGCAACCGGTGGAGCTATACGGGGGCGGGCGGGCTGGTCGCGGCCGGGGTCGCGGCTGCGGTGATCGTGCCGCAGTCCGCAACGCCTCCCGTCGGCCGGATCGTCGAAACCCGGGCGGGCGAGCAGCGGGTGCTGAGACTGGCAGACGGTAGCCGGGTCGCCATGAACGGCGGCACCCGGCTGGCGATCGCGGATGCGCGCGAGCGTTCGGTCGTGCTGGAGCGCGGCGAAGCGGTGTTCGATGTGGTGCACGACGAAGCCCATGCGTTCGTCGTCCGGTCGGGTGACATGCGGATGCAGGATGTCGGCACCGTCTTCGACGTGGCGCGGGTCGGGCACCATCTCAGCGTACAGGTTGCCGAGGGTGCGGTGCTGTTCCAGCCGCAGGACGCCCGCATCATGCTGTCCGCGGGCGCGGCGCTGTCGCATGTCGACGGCGGATCGACCCGCATGTCGGGCGTGGCGGTCGACGATGTCGGCGGCTGGCGTCGACAGCGGCTGGCGTTCCGCGAAACGCCGGTACGGCTGGTCGCGGCCGCGCTGGAACGTAGCACGGGCGTCGCGGTGACGGTGATGCCGAACCTCCAGGAAGTGCCGTTCACGGGATCGATCCGTGTTGCCGGGCCGGCGGACCGGATGATGCCGCGGGTCGCCGCCCTGATCGGCGCGCGCGCGGTTCGCAACGGCGGACGCTGGACGCTGGTGCAGCGGGAGACGCCCGTTCCCTAG